The Arachis hypogaea cultivar Tifrunner chromosome 19, arahy.Tifrunner.gnm2.J5K5, whole genome shotgun sequence genome has a window encoding:
- the LOC112776980 gene encoding DNA-directed RNA polymerase II subunit RPB1 isoform X2 yields the protein MDIRFSFPYSPAETAKVRALRFQILSPDDIRRMSVVEIEHGIENPKVGGLSDPRLGTVHKNIDCDTCGADMDHCPGHFGHLELAKPVFHVGLLNTVLAVMRCVCFNCSKILSGQNNKKFKQALKITNPKSRLEMMVNACKNKSFCEGDDGDWEDPIRESHDGCGAQQPKLTIKGMKMIAEYKVPRKKEILSAEKVLGILKGISDEDCQLLGLNTQYVRPEWMILQVLPIPPPSVRPSVMIDASSRIEDDLTHQLARIIRSNKNLKTHESNGSPAHVISKFAQLLEFHIATYFDSALPGLQKAAKKSGRPIKSICSRHKEDDGQIRGMLGKRVDFSARTLITPDPNINIDEVGVPRSIALNLTYPETVTPYNITRLKELVDYGPDPPPGKTGAKYIIRDDGQRLDLRYLEKSSDLHLEIGYKVERHLEDGDLVLLNRRPSLHKMSIMGHKIKILPYSTFRLNMLVTKPYNVNFDGDEMDMHVPQSFATRTEVLELMMVPKCIVSPQSNRPVMDIVQDTLLGCRKITKRDTFITKDVFMNILMWWEDFDGKVPAPAILKPEPLWTGKQVLNLIIPKQINLTGYSSWHDHMENGSSITPGDTVVRIEKGELLTGTLCKETLGTFTGRLVHAIWVDVGPDASRKFLGHIQWLVNYWLLQNSFSIGIGDTIADASTMEFFNRNISEAKKKVKYLIRDAQEQKLEAKPGSTMMDTHTLEKKVLIQAHEDAIEKVKMSLSESNNLKAMVTAGSKGSFINISQMTACLGQQNVEGKRIPFGFTDRTLPHFVKDDYGTESRGFVENSYLHGLSPQDFFFHAMGSREGFIDNAVRVYETGYIQRRLVKALEDIMVKYDGTVRNSLGDVIQFLYGEDGMDAVWIETQNLDSLKMKKSDFNRTFRYEFDNENWNPSYMLEGPIEELKTSIELRTALEAEVLKLACDRCQLATEITCNSSLPLPVNLKRLIRNAQKAFKIDFQKPSDMHPLEILEAVDRLQERLKVVPGNDLVSQEAQKNATLLFNILLRSTLASKRILQEYRLSREAFEWVVGEIESRFQQSLVTAGEMTGCVAAQSIGDLATKLTLETFHYVGLGAKNVTLGVPRLREIIKTARRIQTPSLSVHLNPGSGVTSDNVKRVQCDLEHTTLRRVTHTAEVWYDPEPMSTIIEEDVDFVKSHFETPDEEVAIEGISPWLLRIELDREMMVDKKLSMADIAEKINLMFNGDLECIFNDDNAEKLVLRFRIMNNEAHPGEIQDGSADNVFLKIIGSNMLSEMTLRGIPGINKVFMKAIDVQKFNEEDGFQNHKEWMLETEGVNLLAAMCHEHVDAARTTSNHLIEIIEVLGIEAVRRALLDELRAVMSFDGFYVNYRHLALLCDTMTYRGHLMAITRNGVDRNDAGPMMRFSFEETVNVLHDATIYAETDHLRGIRENNMLGLLAPFGTGQCALYPNEDMLKNSNELQLPS from the exons ATGGATATTAGGTTTTCCTTTCCTTACTCTCCGGCGGAAACCGCAAAGGTCCGAGCGCTTCGCTTCCAAATTCTCAGCCCCGACGATATT AGGCGAATGTCTGTGGTTGAAATCGAGCATGGGATTGAGAACCCAAAGGTTGGAGGGTTAAGCGACCCGCGCCTTGGAACCGTTCATAAGAACATCGATTGTGACACGTGTGGGGCTGATATGGATCACTGTCCGGGGCATTTCGGTCACTTGGAGCTCGCCAAGCCAGTGTTTCACGTCGGTTTATTGAATACTGTCCTCGCTGTAATGCGTTGCGTCTGCTTCAACTGTTCCAAAATTTTATCCGGTCAG AACAACAAAAAGTTTAAGCAAGCTTTGAAGATTACAAACCCAAAAAGTAGGTTGGAAATGATGGTGAATGCCTGCAAAAACAAAAGCTTTTGTGAAGGTGATGACGGAGATTGGGAGGATCCTATTAGAGAGAGTCATGATGGCTGTGGTGCTCAGCAGCCCAAGTTAACTATTAAGGGTATGAAGATGATTGCGGAGTATAAAGTTCCGAGGAAGAAAGAGATTCTTTCTGCTGAGAAG GTTCTTGGTATTCTAAAGGGGATAAGTGATGAGGACTGCCAGTTGCTGGGCTTGAATACTCAGTATGTACGTCCTGAATGGATGATTTTGCAAGTTCTTCCAATTCCTCCTCCATCCGTGAGACCTTCTGTTATGATCGACGCATCCTCTAGGATTGAG GATGACTTAACTCATCAGTTGGCCAGGATTATCAGGTCCAATAAGAATTTGAAGACACATGAGAGTAATGGATCACCTGCGCATGTTATTTCTAAGTTTGCTCAGTTGTTGGAGTTTCACATTGCCACTTATTTTGATAGTGCGTTGCCTGGGCTCCAGAAA GCTGCTAAAAAATCAGGAAGGCCTATCAAATCAATATGTAGCAGGCATAAAGAAGATGATGGTCAGATTAGAGGAATGTTGGGGAAAAGAGTTGATTTTTCTGCTCGAACACTAATTACACCAGACCCCAACATTAATATTGATGAAGTGGGAGTACCACGGAGTATTGCTTTGAACCTTACATACCCAGAGACTGTAACTCCATATAACATCACAAG GTTGAAAGAACTTGTAGACTATGGACCTGATCCTCCACCTGGGAAAACTGGTGCCAAATACATCATTCGTGATGATGGGCAAAGGCTTGATCTCAGATATTTGGAGAAAAGTAGTGATCTCCATTTGGAGATTGGATACAAG GTAGAACGTCATTTAGAGGATGGAGATCTTGTACTCTTGAATCGCCGACCCAGTCTTCATAAAATGTCTATCATGGGACACAAAATCAAAATCTTGCCTTATTCTACGTTCAGGCTTAACATGTTGGTAACTAAGCCATATAATGTTAATTTTGATGGGGATGAAATGGATATGCATGTTCCTCAGTCATTTGCAACCAGGACAGAGGTGTTGGAGCTCATGATGGTGCCTAAATGCATTGTGTCACCTCAATCAAATAGGCCAGTAATGGATATTGTCCAAGATACACTTTTAGGATGCAGAAAAATCACCAAGAGAGATACCTTCATCACGAAG gaTGTTTTTATGAACATTCTGATGTGGTGGGAGGATTTTGACGGGAAAGTTCCTGCTCCAGCAATATTGAAGCCAGAGCCATTGTGGACTGGGAAACAAGTTTTGAATCTTATCATTCCCAAACAAATAAATTTAACTGGGTATTCTAGCTGGCATGATCATATGGAAAATGGTTCATCAATAACCCCTGGGGATACTGTGGTCCGAATTGAAAAAGGGGAACTACTTACTGGAACTCTTTGCAAAGAGACACTTGGAACATTTACTGGACGTCTCGTTCATGCCATTTG GGTAGATGTTGGTCCTGATGCATCTCGTAAATTTCTTGGTCATATTCAGTGGCTTGTAAACTACTGGCTTCTGCAGAATTCTTTCAGCATTGGAATTGGTGATACAATAGCTGATGCGTCAACTATGGAGTTTTTTAATAGGAATATTTCAGAGGCaaagaagaaagtaaaatacTTGATCAGGGATGCTCAAGAACAGAAGTTGGAAGCTAAACCTGGATCGACAATGATGGATACACATACACTCGAGAAGAAA GTGCTGATACAAGCTCATGAAGATGCCATAGAAAAAGTGAAGATGAGTTTATCTGAGAGCAATAATCTGAAAGCAATGGTGACAGCTGGTTCCAAAGGAAGTTTTATCAATATATCTCAGATGACTGCTTGTCTTGGTCAACAGAATGTTGAGGGCAAGCGAATTCCATTTGGGTTTACAGATAGGACATTGCCGCATTTTGTAAAAGACGATTATGGGACTGAAAGCCGAGGCTTTGTGGAGAACTCATATCTCCATGGGCTAAGCCCGCAAGATTTCTTTTTCCATGCCATGGGAAGTAGGGAAGGATTTATTGATAATGCAGTGAGGGTATATGAAACTGGATACATCCAGAGGCGGCTTGTGAAGGCTTTGGAGGATATCATGGTCAAATATGATGGAACTGTTAGGAACTCTTTAGGAGATGTCATACAATTTCTCTATGGAGAAGATGGTATGGATGCTGTTTGGATTGAAACACAGAATCTTGATTCCCTGAAAATGAAAAAGTCAGACTTCAATAGGACCTTTAGGTATGAGTTTGATAATGAGAACTGGAATCCGAGTTACATGCTTGAAGGGCCTATTGAAGAATTGAAAACCAGCATAGAGCTTCGTACTGCACTTGAAGCTGAAGTTTTAAAGCTTGCGTGTGATAGATGTCAACTTGCAACTGAGATTACTTGTAACAGTTCTCTACCACTGCCTGTTAACCTTAAGAGGCTTATCAGGAATGCTCAGAAGGCTTTCAAGATTGACTTTCAGAAACCTTCTGATATGCACCCACTGGAAATTCTAGAAGCTGTTGATAGGCTGCAGGAGAGACTCAAGGTTGTTCCTGGTAATGATCTTGTGAGTCAAGAAGCACAGAAGAATGCTACTCTCCTATTCAATATCCTGTTGCGCAGTACTCTAGCCAGTAAAAGGATTCTGCAGGAATATAGGCTTTCCCGTGAGGCATTTGAGTGGGTAGTGGGAGAGATAGAATCAAGGTTCCAGCAGTCACTTGTAACTGCTGGGGAAATGACTGGTTGTGTGGCAGCACAATCAATTGGTGACCTTGCTACTAAATTGACTCTCGAAACATTCCATTATGTTGGTTTAGGTGCTAAGAATGTTACACTTGGCGTTCCCAGGTTAAGGGAAATCATTAAAACGGCTAGGAGAATCCAAACGCCTTCCTTGTCTGTGCATTTGAACCCTGGGTCAGGTGTAACTTCGGACAATGTTAAGAGAGTGCAGTGTGATTTAGAGCATACTACTCTTAGGAGAGTGACCCACACTGCAGAGGTGTGGTACGATCCAGAACCAATGAGTACGATAATTGAAGAAGATGTTGATTTTGTGAAGTCCCACTTTGAAACGCCTGATGAAGAAGTTGCTATTGAAGGAATCTCACCTTGGTTGCTTCGCATAGAACTAGACCGAGAGATGATGGTGGATAAGAAGTTGAGTATGGCTGACATTGCTGAGAAGATCAACCTTATGTTTAATGGTGATTTGGAATGTATTTTCAATGATGACAATGCTGAAAAACTTGTACTTCGTTTCCGAATTATGAATAATGAAGCTCACCCGGGAGAGATACAGGATGGTTCTGCTGACAATGTTTTCTTAAAGATAATAGGAAGCAACATGCTGAGTGAAATGACCTTACGTGGCATCCCAGGCATCAACAAGGTTTTCATGAAAGCCATTGATGTTCAGAAGTTTAACGAAGAAGACGGTTTCCAGAATCATAAGGAATGGATGCTTGAAACTGAAGGTGTCAACCTGTTGGCTGCAATGTGCCATGAACATGTTGATGCAGCAAGGACTACAAGCAACCACTTAATTGAAATTATTGAAGTCCTTGGAATTGAGGCAGTTCGCCGTGCTCTCCTGGATGAATTGCGGGCTGTCATGTCTTTTGATGGATTTTATGTCAATTACAGGCATTTGGCGTTGCTGTGTGATACAATGACTTATCGTGGGCATTTGATGGCAATTACACGCAATGGTGTCGACCGGAATGATGCTGGACCAATGATGAGATTCTCATTTGAAGAGACAGTCAATGTTCTCCATGATGCTACTATATATGCTGAAACTGATCACTTGAGGGGTATCAGGGAAAATAACATGTTAGGCCTGCTTGCACCCTTTGGCACTGGACAATGTGCTCTGTATCCCAATGAAGATATGCTTAAGAATTCTAATGAGCTCCAGCTACCTAGTTAA
- the LOC112776980 gene encoding DNA-directed RNA polymerase II subunit RPB1 isoform X1 yields MDIRFSFPYSPAETAKVRALRFQILSPDDIRRMSVVEIEHGIENPKVGGLSDPRLGTVHKNIDCDTCGADMDHCPGHFGHLELAKPVFHVGLLNTVLAVMRCVCFNCSKILSGQNNKKFKQALKITNPKSRLEMMVNACKNKSFCEGDDGDWEDPIRESHDGCGAQQPKLTIKGMKMIAEYKVPRKKEILSAEKVLGILKGISDEDCQLLGLNTQYVRPEWMILQVLPIPPPSVRPSVMIDASSRIEDDLTHQLARIIRSNKNLKTHESNGSPAHVISKFAQLLEFHIATYFDSALPGLQKAAKKSGRPIKSICSRHKEDDGQIRGMLGKRVDFSARTLITPDPNINIDEVGVPRSIALNLTYPETVTPYNITRLKELVDYGPDPPPGKTGAKYIIRDDGQRLDLRYLEKSSDLHLEIGYKVERHLEDGDLVLLNRRPSLHKMSIMGHKIKILPYSTFRLNMLVTKPYNVNFDGDEMDMHVPQSFATRTEVLELMMVPKCIVSPQSNRPVMDIVQDTLLGCRKITKRDTFITKDVFMNILMWWEDFDGKVPAPAILKPEPLWTGKQVLNLIIPKQINLTGYSSWHDHMENGSSITPGDTVVRIEKGELLTGTLCKETLGTFTGRLVHAIWVDVGPDASRKFLGHIQWLVNYWLLQNSFSIGIGDTIADASTMEFFNRNISEAKKKVKYLIRDAQEQKLEAKPGSTMMDTHTLEKKVIDVLIQAHEDAIEKVKMSLSESNNLKAMVTAGSKGSFINISQMTACLGQQNVEGKRIPFGFTDRTLPHFVKDDYGTESRGFVENSYLHGLSPQDFFFHAMGSREGFIDNAVRVYETGYIQRRLVKALEDIMVKYDGTVRNSLGDVIQFLYGEDGMDAVWIETQNLDSLKMKKSDFNRTFRYEFDNENWNPSYMLEGPIEELKTSIELRTALEAEVLKLACDRCQLATEITCNSSLPLPVNLKRLIRNAQKAFKIDFQKPSDMHPLEILEAVDRLQERLKVVPGNDLVSQEAQKNATLLFNILLRSTLASKRILQEYRLSREAFEWVVGEIESRFQQSLVTAGEMTGCVAAQSIGDLATKLTLETFHYVGLGAKNVTLGVPRLREIIKTARRIQTPSLSVHLNPGSGVTSDNVKRVQCDLEHTTLRRVTHTAEVWYDPEPMSTIIEEDVDFVKSHFETPDEEVAIEGISPWLLRIELDREMMVDKKLSMADIAEKINLMFNGDLECIFNDDNAEKLVLRFRIMNNEAHPGEIQDGSADNVFLKIIGSNMLSEMTLRGIPGINKVFMKAIDVQKFNEEDGFQNHKEWMLETEGVNLLAAMCHEHVDAARTTSNHLIEIIEVLGIEAVRRALLDELRAVMSFDGFYVNYRHLALLCDTMTYRGHLMAITRNGVDRNDAGPMMRFSFEETVNVLHDATIYAETDHLRGIRENNMLGLLAPFGTGQCALYPNEDMLKNSNELQLPS; encoded by the exons ATGGATATTAGGTTTTCCTTTCCTTACTCTCCGGCGGAAACCGCAAAGGTCCGAGCGCTTCGCTTCCAAATTCTCAGCCCCGACGATATT AGGCGAATGTCTGTGGTTGAAATCGAGCATGGGATTGAGAACCCAAAGGTTGGAGGGTTAAGCGACCCGCGCCTTGGAACCGTTCATAAGAACATCGATTGTGACACGTGTGGGGCTGATATGGATCACTGTCCGGGGCATTTCGGTCACTTGGAGCTCGCCAAGCCAGTGTTTCACGTCGGTTTATTGAATACTGTCCTCGCTGTAATGCGTTGCGTCTGCTTCAACTGTTCCAAAATTTTATCCGGTCAG AACAACAAAAAGTTTAAGCAAGCTTTGAAGATTACAAACCCAAAAAGTAGGTTGGAAATGATGGTGAATGCCTGCAAAAACAAAAGCTTTTGTGAAGGTGATGACGGAGATTGGGAGGATCCTATTAGAGAGAGTCATGATGGCTGTGGTGCTCAGCAGCCCAAGTTAACTATTAAGGGTATGAAGATGATTGCGGAGTATAAAGTTCCGAGGAAGAAAGAGATTCTTTCTGCTGAGAAG GTTCTTGGTATTCTAAAGGGGATAAGTGATGAGGACTGCCAGTTGCTGGGCTTGAATACTCAGTATGTACGTCCTGAATGGATGATTTTGCAAGTTCTTCCAATTCCTCCTCCATCCGTGAGACCTTCTGTTATGATCGACGCATCCTCTAGGATTGAG GATGACTTAACTCATCAGTTGGCCAGGATTATCAGGTCCAATAAGAATTTGAAGACACATGAGAGTAATGGATCACCTGCGCATGTTATTTCTAAGTTTGCTCAGTTGTTGGAGTTTCACATTGCCACTTATTTTGATAGTGCGTTGCCTGGGCTCCAGAAA GCTGCTAAAAAATCAGGAAGGCCTATCAAATCAATATGTAGCAGGCATAAAGAAGATGATGGTCAGATTAGAGGAATGTTGGGGAAAAGAGTTGATTTTTCTGCTCGAACACTAATTACACCAGACCCCAACATTAATATTGATGAAGTGGGAGTACCACGGAGTATTGCTTTGAACCTTACATACCCAGAGACTGTAACTCCATATAACATCACAAG GTTGAAAGAACTTGTAGACTATGGACCTGATCCTCCACCTGGGAAAACTGGTGCCAAATACATCATTCGTGATGATGGGCAAAGGCTTGATCTCAGATATTTGGAGAAAAGTAGTGATCTCCATTTGGAGATTGGATACAAG GTAGAACGTCATTTAGAGGATGGAGATCTTGTACTCTTGAATCGCCGACCCAGTCTTCATAAAATGTCTATCATGGGACACAAAATCAAAATCTTGCCTTATTCTACGTTCAGGCTTAACATGTTGGTAACTAAGCCATATAATGTTAATTTTGATGGGGATGAAATGGATATGCATGTTCCTCAGTCATTTGCAACCAGGACAGAGGTGTTGGAGCTCATGATGGTGCCTAAATGCATTGTGTCACCTCAATCAAATAGGCCAGTAATGGATATTGTCCAAGATACACTTTTAGGATGCAGAAAAATCACCAAGAGAGATACCTTCATCACGAAG gaTGTTTTTATGAACATTCTGATGTGGTGGGAGGATTTTGACGGGAAAGTTCCTGCTCCAGCAATATTGAAGCCAGAGCCATTGTGGACTGGGAAACAAGTTTTGAATCTTATCATTCCCAAACAAATAAATTTAACTGGGTATTCTAGCTGGCATGATCATATGGAAAATGGTTCATCAATAACCCCTGGGGATACTGTGGTCCGAATTGAAAAAGGGGAACTACTTACTGGAACTCTTTGCAAAGAGACACTTGGAACATTTACTGGACGTCTCGTTCATGCCATTTG GGTAGATGTTGGTCCTGATGCATCTCGTAAATTTCTTGGTCATATTCAGTGGCTTGTAAACTACTGGCTTCTGCAGAATTCTTTCAGCATTGGAATTGGTGATACAATAGCTGATGCGTCAACTATGGAGTTTTTTAATAGGAATATTTCAGAGGCaaagaagaaagtaaaatacTTGATCAGGGATGCTCAAGAACAGAAGTTGGAAGCTAAACCTGGATCGACAATGATGGATACACATACACTCGAGAAGAAAGTGATTGAT GTGCTGATACAAGCTCATGAAGATGCCATAGAAAAAGTGAAGATGAGTTTATCTGAGAGCAATAATCTGAAAGCAATGGTGACAGCTGGTTCCAAAGGAAGTTTTATCAATATATCTCAGATGACTGCTTGTCTTGGTCAACAGAATGTTGAGGGCAAGCGAATTCCATTTGGGTTTACAGATAGGACATTGCCGCATTTTGTAAAAGACGATTATGGGACTGAAAGCCGAGGCTTTGTGGAGAACTCATATCTCCATGGGCTAAGCCCGCAAGATTTCTTTTTCCATGCCATGGGAAGTAGGGAAGGATTTATTGATAATGCAGTGAGGGTATATGAAACTGGATACATCCAGAGGCGGCTTGTGAAGGCTTTGGAGGATATCATGGTCAAATATGATGGAACTGTTAGGAACTCTTTAGGAGATGTCATACAATTTCTCTATGGAGAAGATGGTATGGATGCTGTTTGGATTGAAACACAGAATCTTGATTCCCTGAAAATGAAAAAGTCAGACTTCAATAGGACCTTTAGGTATGAGTTTGATAATGAGAACTGGAATCCGAGTTACATGCTTGAAGGGCCTATTGAAGAATTGAAAACCAGCATAGAGCTTCGTACTGCACTTGAAGCTGAAGTTTTAAAGCTTGCGTGTGATAGATGTCAACTTGCAACTGAGATTACTTGTAACAGTTCTCTACCACTGCCTGTTAACCTTAAGAGGCTTATCAGGAATGCTCAGAAGGCTTTCAAGATTGACTTTCAGAAACCTTCTGATATGCACCCACTGGAAATTCTAGAAGCTGTTGATAGGCTGCAGGAGAGACTCAAGGTTGTTCCTGGTAATGATCTTGTGAGTCAAGAAGCACAGAAGAATGCTACTCTCCTATTCAATATCCTGTTGCGCAGTACTCTAGCCAGTAAAAGGATTCTGCAGGAATATAGGCTTTCCCGTGAGGCATTTGAGTGGGTAGTGGGAGAGATAGAATCAAGGTTCCAGCAGTCACTTGTAACTGCTGGGGAAATGACTGGTTGTGTGGCAGCACAATCAATTGGTGACCTTGCTACTAAATTGACTCTCGAAACATTCCATTATGTTGGTTTAGGTGCTAAGAATGTTACACTTGGCGTTCCCAGGTTAAGGGAAATCATTAAAACGGCTAGGAGAATCCAAACGCCTTCCTTGTCTGTGCATTTGAACCCTGGGTCAGGTGTAACTTCGGACAATGTTAAGAGAGTGCAGTGTGATTTAGAGCATACTACTCTTAGGAGAGTGACCCACACTGCAGAGGTGTGGTACGATCCAGAACCAATGAGTACGATAATTGAAGAAGATGTTGATTTTGTGAAGTCCCACTTTGAAACGCCTGATGAAGAAGTTGCTATTGAAGGAATCTCACCTTGGTTGCTTCGCATAGAACTAGACCGAGAGATGATGGTGGATAAGAAGTTGAGTATGGCTGACATTGCTGAGAAGATCAACCTTATGTTTAATGGTGATTTGGAATGTATTTTCAATGATGACAATGCTGAAAAACTTGTACTTCGTTTCCGAATTATGAATAATGAAGCTCACCCGGGAGAGATACAGGATGGTTCTGCTGACAATGTTTTCTTAAAGATAATAGGAAGCAACATGCTGAGTGAAATGACCTTACGTGGCATCCCAGGCATCAACAAGGTTTTCATGAAAGCCATTGATGTTCAGAAGTTTAACGAAGAAGACGGTTTCCAGAATCATAAGGAATGGATGCTTGAAACTGAAGGTGTCAACCTGTTGGCTGCAATGTGCCATGAACATGTTGATGCAGCAAGGACTACAAGCAACCACTTAATTGAAATTATTGAAGTCCTTGGAATTGAGGCAGTTCGCCGTGCTCTCCTGGATGAATTGCGGGCTGTCATGTCTTTTGATGGATTTTATGTCAATTACAGGCATTTGGCGTTGCTGTGTGATACAATGACTTATCGTGGGCATTTGATGGCAATTACACGCAATGGTGTCGACCGGAATGATGCTGGACCAATGATGAGATTCTCATTTGAAGAGACAGTCAATGTTCTCCATGATGCTACTATATATGCTGAAACTGATCACTTGAGGGGTATCAGGGAAAATAACATGTTAGGCCTGCTTGCACCCTTTGGCACTGGACAATGTGCTCTGTATCCCAATGAAGATATGCTTAAGAATTCTAATGAGCTCCAGCTACCTAGTTAA